The following is a genomic window from Ethanoligenens harbinense YUAN-3.
AAGTCCTTCACGCAGACGAAACCACCCTTCAGGTGCTGCATGAGGACGGCAAGCCCGCCCAGAGTAAAAGTTACATGTGGCTTTATCGTACAAGCGGCGAGGCTAAGCGCCAGATTGTGCTGTATGACTACCAGCGGGATCGAAAGCATATCCGTCCGAAAGACTTCTTAGAGGATTTTTCAGGTTTTCTCCATGCAGATGGTTATGACGGATACCACAAGCTGCCTGACCGAATCACCGTGGTGGGCTGTTGGGCGCATCTGCGTCGGAAATTTGACGAAGCGCTGCAAACACTGCCGAAGGATAAACGGAAATCGTCTGACGCCGCAAAGGGGATTGCTTACTGTGACAGGCTGTTTCATTTGGAGAAACAGTTCACTTTGCTGACCCCGGAAGATCGTTTGAAGGAACGCGAACAGCAAAGTAAACCGGTGGTTGAGGCGTTCTACGCCTGGGTCGGATCGCTCCGGGAACTGCCTAAAACCCTGATGGGTAAAGCAATCCATTATGCACAGTCACAGCGCATGTATCTTGTGCGGTATCTGTTGGACGGACGGCTGGAAATCAGTAACAATCGCGCGGAAAACGCCATTCGACCTTTTGTAATGGGACGGAAGAACTGGCTGTTTTCCAACACGCCAAACGGTGCAAAAGCCAGCGCAATCTATTACAGCTTGATCGTCTCTGCCAGGGAGAATGGTCTTGTGCCTTTTGAGTACCTCACAAAGATTTTCACCGAAGCGCCCAATGGCGCGGATGTTGAAAACCTCATGCCTTGGGGGGCGTGCCCGTTGATTTGACGGTTACGAAGATAAGATCGATCTTCTCCATGTATCACGTGGATTGCTGCTTGATGACAGCACATTGCCCGATGTCTTTCAGCCGACATATTTTCCAAGAGCCATGAATTTAGCGGCGGCGAAAGAACTAAAAAAATCCGTTGGCATTCCGGTTTCCGTAGTGGGATCATTTGATTTAGAGACCGCCGAGCGTGTAATCAAAAATGGAGATGTTGATATCGTAGCCATGATACGGAATGTCATTGCAGGTGGAAAAGATTGTGTCCATAATGCCCTTGTTGGCAAAGCCGCTGAGACGCGCCCGTGTATTCGCTGCAACACATGCATAGACCGCACACACTCGCAATTTCTTGCCGTGCGGTGTGCAGTCAATCCTACAGTAGGCAGGGAGACGCAAGTGCAGATGGGCATTCATACTCGGAAGTCGATAATGTTGGTAGGGAGAGGACCAGCTAATTTGGAAGCAGCCCGGACTGCTTCCAAAGTTGGCCTAGCTGTAAAATTGTTTGAAAAAACTGACGCTTTGGGAGGATTGTTGAAAACAGCTGTATCCATGCCATTAAAAAGCGATTTGAAAAAATATTTGGACTGGTCGATTAAACAGGTTGAAAAAGATTCCAATATCATGATTCAAACAAACACTTTTGTGACCCCGGATGTAGTGCGGGAAGAAAAGCCGGATATATTGCTCGTTGACGTAGGGGGAACACCTGTCATATTGCCTCATACAACGCAAATCACCAACCGGGTCATTTGGGCAGGAGATTTGGAATTAGAGCGTACCCAGGTAGGGGATACGGTCCTGGTTGCGGGCGCGGGCTTTTCTGGTCTGGAAATTGCACTTCATCTTTCAAGGCAAGGCAAACAGGTCTTGGTGGTTGAATCAAGCCCGGAGCAGATCGTGGCCAAGCGGAATGTCGCTATCAGTATGATAGGAATCAAGCAACTGCTTCATGATACCGGAATAACTATTCGGTATAATACGGTTCTAATGGATGTGACGGACGCCCATGCGGTATTGAAGGAAGGCAACAATTCTATAGAATATTTTCAATGTGACGCCGTTATTTGTGCACAAGGTGTTCAACCCGACAAAAAACAAATTTCAGGTTTTGAGGGATTATGCCCAAACACCTATGTCGTTGGAGATGGCAATCCGATTCATGGGTGCACTTTGCGGAATGCCACAACAACTGGCTATGATGCTGTTATGCGAGCAATCAACTAATGTGGCAGATTCCGCAGCATGTGCAAAATGCATAAATATGGCTGTCTTCCATATAAGCAATCGCATTACTTCCGTATGCTGGGCATTTGAAAGATATGTCATGCTGTTCTGGAGAATCTAATGCGGCCATTTGAGCAGCTTTTTGGAACAGGTTGATTTTCGCAAGAATTTGGTTTTCAGCGATTGGCATAAAGACTCCTTTTTTCTATGGTGATGAATTCATTATAACTTAAAACTGAAAGGAAGAAAAACGAATGAGCAACGTAGGAATGATTGAGCCGACGGCTTCTTTATCCACTCAAGCCAAAACCAAAATTGAGAGCGAACTGAATGCCCATAAAAAGAGGATTCTTTCACTGAAACCAAAACCCGTTTACGCAAAATGTATGGATACCATCTTCACTGAGGGAACAGGGAACCGCGTGGTACACAAAGGAGACGGCTGGGGCCAGTCAAGAACTTGCGGCGCTTGTCCCTGTCGAAGGAAAAACGCTTGCGTAATGCACACAGCATGTCATGAAATACAATCGGCCCTTAGCGTCGCCCATGCGTTCCGCTCTCCCATGCCGGAACAGATTGAGCTGAATGATCCGGCATTTACCTGAATGAAAATCGCATCGTTTTTGGGGGAAAAAGATGTTGCCTTGAATTGGAAGGTGGCTGTTTGAACATCCCCATACCGGGCGGATTCAGTGCGATTGTTGTTCTGCCGACGCCATAAGCTGCCGCGTTGGCCCGTTTCAGTCACGATTAACCCTGTTCAACAGATACAAAATAGCCTTGTGCGGTTGGTACTGCGTTACACAGAACAGGCGATTCGAGAAGAATGGGTTTGAAAAACGCCGCGCAAATATGGTATGATCAGCATGTGGCTTTGGGCCTTGAATAGCGCGGAATCTGCAACGGTTCCCTTTTGGAGCGTTATGCGTATTGTTGAATAACAGAGCTGGCCCGGAATACACCGGGCATGTATTGGAAGAACAAAGAAAGGAAGTGCTGCTCTATGCAGACCATTTTACTTGGGACATCCGGGATGCGGGTCCCAACAATTTCCGTTGGATGTATGCGCATCAACGAACTGGATAAACGTGCCGCCGAGACTTTTGTGCAGACGGCGCTGGATCTGGGCGCGTATTTTTTTGATCACGCCGATATCTATGGGAACGGTGTCTGTGAGAAAATTTTCGCGGATGCCGTTCATATGAACAGCGCCGTGCGCGAGAAAATCATGCTGCAGTCGAAATGTGGCATTGTGCCGTCTAAGATGTACGATTCGTCCAAAGAGCATATCCTTGCGTCGGTGGACGGCATACTCAGACGGCTGAAAACCGATTATCTGGATGTGCTGTTGCTGCACCGGCCGGACGCACTGGCCGAACCGGAGGAGGTTGCGGAGGCGTTTGACCAGCTTCACAGCAGCGGCAAGGTGCGGTATTTCGGCGTATCCAACCAGAACTCCATGCAGATGGCATTGCTTCAGAAATACCTGCACCAGCCGCTTGTGGTGGATCAACTGCAATTCGGCATAGCCCATGCGGGCATGGTTTCCGCCGGCATTCATGTCAATATGGAAGAAGACGCGGCGGATGACCGCGACGGCAGCGTGCTCGATTACTGTCGCTTGCACGATATCACCATCCAGCCGTGGTCCCCGTTCCAATACGGCTTTTTTGAAGGGGCATTTTTGGGAAATCCAAAGTTCCCAGAGCTAAACGTGAAGATAAGTGAAATTGCGGCGGGATACGGTGTATCCGACACGGCCATCGCGCTTGCATGGATCCTGCGGCACCCGGCGAAGATGATGCCGGTGGTGGGCACCATGAACACCGAACGTCTGGCGGAGTGTGTGAAGGCGGCGGATATCCGGCTCACACGCGAAGAATGGTACGATATCTATCGCGCAGCGGGCAACACGCTGCCCTGACCGGACGAACGGCTCTGCGTCAGGCGCGGGCCGTTATTTTGCGAGTACCAATGCGGGTCATGGAACGGCGGCGCGCATTGCAGGAAAAGGGGGCAAAACGGTTTGGCTTTTTTTAATATGCGGTATGATCGGCCGGGACCGGGTGTGAGCAAAGATGAAAAGAAACCGCCGGCTCCGATCTTGTTTTTTCAAATCTATTTCCGAAAATTTTGGTATCTGGTTCGTCTTAATCTCCTGTATGTGGCCTCGTGCATTCTCTTCTATGTGCCTGTGCTTTTTGCGTTTTTTGGCCGTGAACTGGGAAGCTGGTATTTTTACGTGTCCGTCTTTCCCGTTTTGCTCACCGGGCCGTTCACTGCAGGGTTTGTGTATGAACTGCGGGATTTTGCGCGCGAGAGGCCTTCCTTTATCTGGGGGGATTTCATAAGCGTCGCCCGTAAAAACTGGAAGCAAAGCATGGCCGCGGCGGCAATCGGCGTGATTGGGTTTGATCTTTTCTTTTATCTGTTCCAGGTCTGCTCTGCGCTGACGGGCACGCAGTCATTGTTTTACATTCCTCTGACGATGCTGTGTGTCTTTGGACTTTTTTTCCTGTTTATGCAGTATTATGTCTTTCTTGTCATTGTCACATTTGAGATGAAACTGAAAGACATTTACCGCAATTCCCTGATTTTTGCGTTTATCGGGATTGGACGGAATGTGTTTGTCACCGTGGTGAGTTCGCTCCTCCTGCTCGTGACGGTGTTGCTCTATGTTCCTCTGGCTTTCCTTTTTCCTTTCATTACGGTGGGAACAATCGGATTTTTGATTGTTTTTTCGGTCTGGCCTCTGGTGAAAAAACATATGATCGACCCGTATGCCGGGCAGCCGCCAGAACAGGACAAGGGGGACGCCCTTTTCACGGATCGGGGAGAAGAACTGTAAAGTTGCCCGTGGATTTCCGGGATATGTGGATATAAAATTGCAACTTTTGTTAACGCCAATCGTGACGCT
Proteins encoded in this region:
- the tnpC gene encoding IS66 family transposase, with protein sequence MEKQEKTIEIPLSVYENFLKQAEQIAELKQQIQWLMEQFRLAKRKQFGASSEQTDNEQLCLFNEAEQTADLTVPEPETTEVKAHYRRKTRLTTDKLPEDLPVETIEHELPIEARICPDCGCPLHKMGEDIREELKIIPAKAVIVRHVRHVYACRHCEESSDRVPIVKAEMPKPVIKGGFASPESVAHIAVQKFVMGSPLYRQEQEWAQSGILLSRQTMSNWLIRACEDWLEPIYQEMKRQLCNHQVLHADETTLQVLHEDGKPAQSKSYMWLYRTSGEAKRQIVLYDYQRDRKHIRPKDFLEDFSGFLHADGYDGYHKLPDRITVVGCWAHLRRKFDEALQTLPKDKRKSSDAAKGIAYCDRLFHLEKQFTLLTPEDRLKEREQQSKPVVEAFYAWVGSLRELPKTLMGKAIHYAQSQRMYLVRYLLDGRLEISNNRAENAIRPFVMGRKNWLFSNTPNGAKASAIYYSLIVSARENGLVPFEYLTKIFTEAPNGADVENLMPWGACPLI
- a CDS encoding FAD-dependent oxidoreductase — protein: MLLDDSTLPDVFQPTYFPRAMNLAAAKELKKSVGIPVSVVGSFDLETAERVIKNGDVDIVAMIRNVIAGGKDCVHNALVGKAAETRPCIRCNTCIDRTHSQFLAVRCAVNPTVGRETQVQMGIHTRKSIMLVGRGPANLEAARTASKVGLAVKLFEKTDALGGLLKTAVSMPLKSDLKKYLDWSIKQVEKDSNIMIQTNTFVTPDVVREEKPDILLVDVGGTPVILPHTTQITNRVIWAGDLELERTQVGDTVLVAGAGFSGLEIALHLSRQGKQVLVVESSPEQIVAKRNVAISMIGIKQLLHDTGITIRYNTVLMDVTDAHAVLKEGNNSIEYFQCDAVICAQGVQPDKKQISGFEGLCPNTYVVGDGNPIHGCTLRNATTTGYDAVMRAIN
- a CDS encoding aldo/keto reductase yields the protein MQTILLGTSGMRVPTISVGCMRINELDKRAAETFVQTALDLGAYFFDHADIYGNGVCEKIFADAVHMNSAVREKIMLQSKCGIVPSKMYDSSKEHILASVDGILRRLKTDYLDVLLLHRPDALAEPEEVAEAFDQLHSSGKVRYFGVSNQNSMQMALLQKYLHQPLVVDQLQFGIAHAGMVSAGIHVNMEEDAADDRDGSVLDYCRLHDITIQPWSPFQYGFFEGAFLGNPKFPELNVKISEIAAGYGVSDTAIALAWILRHPAKMMPVVGTMNTERLAECVKAADIRLTREEWYDIYRAAGNTLP